A portion of the Platichthys flesus chromosome 7, fPlaFle2.1, whole genome shotgun sequence genome contains these proteins:
- the zgc:56699 gene encoding gametocyte-specific factor 1 isoform X1, producing the protein MAMFKFGNTMDPCGIVSNERAQLPEEIDEKGNLDPDRIVQCPFDKNHQIRVCRFPYHLIKCRKNHPKLANELKTCPFNACHLMPKNELTHHIDTCENRMSLDPGGGDEVTNGHVEWQVPPSTWVNPNQTEDWDDEIDDHAPTFKWGQNNGLNRNRMMRPAIEDPGLPTAAV; encoded by the exons ATGGCGATGTTCAAATTTGGAAACACCATGGATCCGTGCGGGATTGTTTCCAATGAGAGGGCACAGCTGCCGGAAGAAATTG aTGAGAAAGGAAACCTTGACCCCGACCGAATTGTGCAGTGCCCTTTTGACAAGAACCACCAGATCCGGGTTTGCCGCTTCCCTTACCACCTGATAAAGTGCAGGAAG AATCATCCAAAGCTGGCCAACGAGCTGAAAACCTGCCCTTTCAACGCTTGCCACCTCATGCCCAAGAACGAGCTGACTCACCACATTGATACCTGTGAGAACAGAATGTCTCTGGACCCTGGTGGCGGCG atgaaGTCACCAATGGACATGTTGAATGGCAGGTCCCGCCCAGCACCTGGGTAAACCCAAACCAAACCGAGGACTGGGATGACG AGATCGATGATCATGCTCCCACATTTAAATGGGGTCAAAACAATGGCTTGAATCGAAA CAGAATGATGAGGCCCGCCATCGAGGATCCAGGTCTTCCCACGGCCGCCGTTTAA
- the zgc:56699 gene encoding gametocyte-specific factor 1 isoform X2: protein MAMFKFGNTMDPCGIVSNERAQLPEEIDEKGNLDPDRIVQCPFDKNHQIRVCRFPYHLIKCRKNHPKLANELKTCPFNACHLMPKNELTHHIDTCENRMSLDPGGGDEVTNGHVEWQVPPSTWVNPNQTEDWDDEIDDHAPTFKWGQNNGLNRKMMRPAIEDPGLPTAAV from the exons ATGGCGATGTTCAAATTTGGAAACACCATGGATCCGTGCGGGATTGTTTCCAATGAGAGGGCACAGCTGCCGGAAGAAATTG aTGAGAAAGGAAACCTTGACCCCGACCGAATTGTGCAGTGCCCTTTTGACAAGAACCACCAGATCCGGGTTTGCCGCTTCCCTTACCACCTGATAAAGTGCAGGAAG AATCATCCAAAGCTGGCCAACGAGCTGAAAACCTGCCCTTTCAACGCTTGCCACCTCATGCCCAAGAACGAGCTGACTCACCACATTGATACCTGTGAGAACAGAATGTCTCTGGACCCTGGTGGCGGCG atgaaGTCACCAATGGACATGTTGAATGGCAGGTCCCGCCCAGCACCTGGGTAAACCCAAACCAAACCGAGGACTGGGATGACG AGATCGATGATCATGCTCCCACATTTAAATGGGGTCAAAACAATGGCTTGAATCGAAA AATGATGAGGCCCGCCATCGAGGATCCAGGTCTTCCCACGGCCGCCGTTTAA